The Brasilonema sennae CENA114 genome includes a region encoding these proteins:
- a CDS encoding cupin domain-containing protein yields the protein MSDTSVKKVDSAHSPKGQQGQKYLASGKSVSMRLWENEQPDESKEPATREYETVGYVISGRAELHIEGQVVSLEPGNSWVVPKGASHTYKILEPFTAVEATSPPAEVHGRDEN from the coding sequence ATGTCTGACACAAGCGTTAAAAAAGTAGACTCCGCCCATTCTCCCAAAGGTCAACAAGGTCAAAAATATCTCGCCTCTGGTAAATCTGTATCAATGCGTCTTTGGGAAAACGAACAACCTGATGAATCCAAAGAACCCGCAACACGGGAATATGAAACTGTTGGTTATGTCATCAGTGGTCGTGCCGAGTTGCATATTGAAGGTCAAGTTGTTTCATTGGAGCCTGGAAATTCCTGGGTAGTGCCAAAAGGAGCATCCCACACTTACAAAATTCTAGAACCATTTACCGCTGTTGAAGCAACCAGTCCACCTGCTGAAGTTCACGGTCGAGACGAGAATTAA
- a CDS encoding choice-of-anchor Q domain-containing protein yields the protein MSTQVGNDFHLASGSSAIGQYDQHDLDSVQRPQGAGTDMGAYEYGSHA from the coding sequence TTGTCAACCCAAGTAGGCAATGACTTTCACCTCGCATCTGGATCGTCAGCAATTGGTCAGTATGATCAACATGACTTGGATAGTGTACAACGACCTCAAGGTGCTGGCACTGATATGGGTGCTTATGAGTATGGAAGTCATGCTTAA
- a CDS encoding LysR substrate-binding domain-containing protein, producing the protein MQHRCVNFIYPQTRRESNWKFEQDGKLIDLCVDSYLRFDNSEVILEAVIQGAGVVQFPKFIAAKAIARGDLEPILQSYTTQLGLPIAVLYPQKRYLSAKVRVFVEFMTELTAALKRVDVVD; encoded by the coding sequence CTGCAGCATCGCTGTGTCAACTTTATCTATCCACAGACTAGGCGAGAATCTAACTGGAAGTTTGAACAAGATGGAAAATTGATTGACCTTTGCGTTGACAGTTATCTGCGATTCGATAATTCAGAAGTCATTTTAGAGGCGGTGATTCAAGGAGCCGGTGTGGTTCAATTTCCCAAATTTATTGCAGCCAAAGCGATCGCACGTGGAGACCTCGAACCGATTCTCCAATCCTACACGACCCAACTTGGATTACCGATCGCAGTGTTGTATCCGCAAAAACGTTATCTCTCGGCTAAAGTTCGCGTCTTTGTTGAGTTTATGACAGAATTGACGGCTGCGTTAAAGCGAGTTGATGTTGTAGATTGA
- a CDS encoding DJ-1/PfpI/YhbO family deglycase/protease has translation MVNYTTGKKKVAILIENDVEDAEFQVPYNALKQAGMEVVVLGSRINETYKGKQGKVSKQADGTTTEAIASEFDAVVIPGGVAPDKMRINPNTVRFVQEAMQQGKLVAAVCHGPQLLIEGDLLKGKQATGFLAIRKDIINAGANYVDEPLVVDGNLITSRQPGDLPIFTTALLSRLGYGGKEAALPDERDPKAEWWKLANAWGGSTKGEVVKALNTALSGERYSQEALEKYSEKESDQQIKSLFQEMISNKQRHIEFLEARLNQLGEKPSIAANIANQYAKVKTALTGSDDIYQLRSALGDVQTGIGDIGNLIPATTDPVSTAMFTQIHKDLLTHEQRLVDLYRTRVGADVKPAKPTTGAAVSM, from the coding sequence ATGGTCAACTATACTACTGGAAAGAAAAAAGTTGCTATCCTCATCGAAAATGATGTAGAAGACGCAGAATTTCAAGTGCCTTACAATGCATTAAAGCAAGCGGGAATGGAAGTCGTTGTTCTTGGTTCTCGTATAAACGAAACTTATAAAGGGAAACAAGGCAAAGTTTCTAAGCAAGCCGATGGGACTACAACTGAAGCAATAGCTTCTGAATTTGATGCTGTAGTCATTCCCGGTGGTGTGGCTCCCGACAAAATGCGGATCAACCCCAATACAGTCAGATTTGTGCAAGAAGCAATGCAGCAAGGAAAATTGGTAGCTGCAGTTTGCCACGGGCCACAACTTCTAATTGAAGGCGACTTGCTCAAAGGAAAACAAGCCACTGGTTTCTTAGCAATTCGCAAAGACATAATTAATGCTGGTGCTAACTATGTAGATGAGCCTTTAGTAGTTGACGGAAATTTGATTACTTCACGTCAACCCGGAGATTTACCAATTTTCACCACAGCTTTATTGAGTCGTTTGGGTTATGGTGGTAAAGAAGCCGCTTTACCAGATGAGAGAGATCCAAAAGCCGAATGGTGGAAATTGGCTAATGCTTGGGGTGGTTCTACCAAGGGTGAGGTTGTTAAGGCTTTGAATACAGCTCTTTCTGGTGAACGTTATTCCCAGGAAGCGTTGGAGAAGTACTCTGAGAAAGAATCTGATCAACAAATAAAATCTCTGTTTCAGGAGATGATTAGCAATAAACAGCGCCACATCGAATTTTTGGAAGCGCGTCTAAATCAACTAGGCGAAAAACCTTCAATAGCCGCAAATATTGCGAACCAGTACGCAAAGGTCAAAACCGCTCTTACAGGAAGTGACGATATTTACCAGTTGCGTTCTGCCTTGGGCGATGTGCAAACGGGTATTGGCGATATTGGCAACTTGATACCAGCAACAACCGACCCAGTATCAACTGCAATGTTCACACAAATTCACAAAGACCTGTTGACACACGAGCAGCGACTCGTAGATCTGTATCGCACTCGGGTGGGTGCAGACGTTAAGCCTGCTAAACCGACTACAGGGGCTGCTGTGTCAATGTAA
- a CDS encoding orange carotenoid protein N-terminal domain-containing protein, which produces MTSTQTGDPTIREYVTAWQGLDVDEQLALFWFVYKEMGGSITPAAPGASTVSPEIADGLFNQVKEFSHEEQLQFQRDLINKADTDYTRMYGSLSDTTKLLFWYRLSQGMDQIIIIPMPPDYKLSEEAQQLLSKIIQVDYEQQITLFRDYVSPMGAEAKPGAQI; this is translated from the coding sequence ATGACATCTACTCAAACGGGTGATCCAACTATTCGTGAATATGTTACAGCTTGGCAAGGGTTGGACGTAGATGAACAACTAGCTTTATTTTGGTTCGTTTACAAAGAAATGGGTGGTTCTATCACACCTGCTGCGCCTGGAGCAAGTACTGTTTCTCCAGAAATTGCTGACGGTTTGTTCAATCAAGTTAAAGAATTCTCCCACGAAGAACAGTTGCAATTTCAGCGTGATTTGATTAACAAAGCAGATACTGATTATACCCGGATGTACGGCTCCTTAAGCGATACAACCAAACTACTGTTTTGGTATCGCTTATCCCAAGGTATGGATCAAATTATTATCATTCCTATGCCTCCAGACTATAAGCTTTCCGAGGAAGCTCAACAACTGCTCAGCAAAATTATCCAAGTAGATTATGAGCAGCAAATCACTCTTTTCCGCGATTACGTTTCACCAATGGGTGCTGAAGCCAAACCAGGTGCACAAATCTAA
- a CDS encoding flavin monoamine oxidase family protein, translated as MTRSALMALLRRAYKITQVSLETGIPTDEIVEIFHQKTTRRRLIYGGLGLASAISAVTWDDGGDSVAYATIPKVLVVGAGIAGLVAAYRLSQAGVPVDIVEARNRIGGRIYTLQNALGTSIPVDLGGEFIDTNHTSLRSLAQELGLQIADLSAADKDLIQGTLYFQGRKISEKEILQWFTPLVQKIKRDLAAIGKIPVTYRTHNQVASKLDNTSITQYLEEAQVHPLLSQRIQVAYTGLYGREAREQSSLNMLLFIGTDPKSFQISAESDERYQIVGGNDQIPRLLARILTNSIETGTELEAIATRSDGSYRVSLRSGNRSFERTYERVLLALPFSTLRQVSLNVDLPAVKKKAIAQLGYGNNAKLITAYQERIWRTRYNSTAFVSSDLDFQSIWEASRYQPGSNGLLTNFTGGQSSLLLGQGSAESQAQKLLTQLEKIFPGIPSVRKGEAIRAYWPTEPYTRASYACYLIGQWTTIAGSEQENVGNLFFAGEHCSQKFQGYMEGGCRTGEMAAVQILRSLGLKKSAAQQQARMTRTRGVAV; from the coding sequence ATGACGAGATCGGCGTTGATGGCATTATTACGGCGAGCTTACAAAATCACTCAGGTGTCTCTAGAAACAGGAATTCCTACAGACGAAATAGTTGAGATTTTCCACCAAAAAACCACTCGTCGTCGCTTAATATATGGAGGTTTGGGATTAGCAAGTGCCATCAGTGCAGTGACGTGGGATGATGGAGGTGACTCGGTTGCATATGCCACAATTCCTAAAGTCTTGGTAGTAGGTGCTGGAATTGCTGGACTCGTCGCTGCTTATCGCCTTTCTCAAGCAGGGGTTCCTGTAGATATTGTTGAGGCAAGAAATCGTATTGGCGGTCGAATATATACGCTACAAAATGCTTTAGGGACTTCTATACCTGTAGACTTAGGTGGAGAATTTATTGACACAAACCATACTAGCTTACGCTCTTTAGCGCAGGAATTAGGTTTGCAAATAGCAGATTTGTCTGCTGCTGATAAGGACTTGATACAAGGAACATTGTATTTTCAGGGGCGTAAGATATCAGAAAAAGAAATCTTACAGTGGTTCACTCCATTGGTGCAGAAGATCAAGCGAGATTTAGCCGCTATCGGCAAGATACCTGTCACTTATCGTACACACAATCAGGTTGCTAGTAAGTTAGATAATACCTCTATCACTCAGTACTTAGAGGAAGCACAAGTTCACCCGCTTCTGAGTCAGAGAATACAAGTTGCTTACACTGGTTTATACGGTCGAGAAGCTAGAGAGCAGTCTAGTTTGAATATGCTGCTTTTTATTGGCACAGATCCGAAGAGCTTTCAGATTAGTGCTGAAAGTGATGAACGTTATCAGATTGTTGGTGGAAATGACCAGATCCCTCGTTTGTTAGCACGAATTTTAACCAATTCTATCGAAACAGGGACGGAATTAGAAGCGATCGCAACTCGAAGCGATGGTAGTTACCGAGTCAGTTTACGTTCTGGTAACCGCTCTTTTGAACGAACATATGAGCGAGTTTTGCTGGCGTTACCTTTTAGTACTTTGCGTCAAGTCTCGTTAAATGTAGATTTGCCAGCAGTAAAAAAGAAGGCGATCGCGCAATTAGGTTATGGTAACAATGCCAAGTTAATTACCGCTTATCAAGAACGCATCTGGCGCACACGCTATAACTCAACTGCATTTGTCTCTAGTGATCTTGACTTTCAAAGCATCTGGGAAGCTTCTCGCTATCAACCAGGTTCAAATGGTCTACTCACCAATTTTACTGGCGGTCAAAGCAGTTTACTTCTAGGACAAGGTTCCGCTGAATCTCAAGCTCAAAAACTGCTAACACAACTAGAAAAGATATTCCCAGGAATTCCTAGTGTCCGCAAGGGTGAAGCTATTCGTGCGTATTGGCCCACAGAACCTTATACAAGAGCCTCCTATGCTTGCTATCTTATAGGACAGTGGACAACAATTGCAGGATCTGAACAAGAAAATGTCGGCAATCTGTTTTTTGCTGGCGAACATTGCTCCCAAAAATTCCAAGGTTATATGGAAGGTGGTTGTAGAACAGGTGAAATGGCTGCTGTCCAAATTCTACGTTCTTTGGGTTTGAAAAAGAGCGCGGCTCAACAACAAGCGCGAATGACCAGAACTAGGGGTGTAGCGGTGTAG
- a CDS encoding pentapeptide repeat-containing protein — MANLQHLALLEIGALAWNEWRRKNPQIEPDLRDAELNGANLYTANLIKANLSAANFSVANLSAATLTQADLSHANLIGADLTEANLKGAFLCEANLIGTELKGANLRDADLGYAKLIRANLCFANLIAANLIAADLSKANLYEAEVIGAYLYKADLYKANLRQAHLSGAYLLRANLSEADLSKADLRWTNLQGANLAGANLRGAKLEGAKLRGANVSGVDFQDTIIPE; from the coding sequence ATGGCAAATCTTCAGCATCTAGCTTTATTAGAAATAGGTGCGCTGGCATGGAATGAGTGGAGAAGGAAAAATCCCCAAATTGAACCAGATCTTAGAGATGCTGAACTCAATGGCGCTAACCTCTACACAGCCAACCTCATCAAAGCTAATTTAAGCGCTGCTAACTTCAGTGTTGCTAACTTAAGCGCTGCTACACTGACACAAGCTGATTTAAGTCATGCCAATCTGATTGGAGCTGATTTGACTGAGGCGAATCTCAAAGGCGCTTTCCTGTGTGAGGCTAACTTGATTGGGACTGAGTTGAAAGGCGCTAACTTGAGAGATGCCGATTTGGGTTATGCAAAGCTAATTCGTGCTAACCTCTGTTTTGCAAACTTAATCGCAGCGAACTTAATTGCGGCTGACTTAAGTAAGGCAAACCTGTACGAGGCAGAAGTGATCGGGGCTTATCTTTACAAAGCTGACTTGTACAAAGCTAATCTCAGGCAAGCTCACCTGAGTGGTGCATACTTATTACGAGCTAATTTGAGTGAAGCTGATTTGAGTAAAGCTGACTTGAGATGGACTAACCTCCAAGGAGCGAACTTAGCAGGAGCTAATCTTAGAGGAGCTAAGCTTGAGGGAGCGAAACTCAGGGGAGCCAACGTTAGTGGTGTGGATTTTCAGGACACAATAATACCTGAGTAA
- a CDS encoding DUF6335 family protein, whose product MAEKEDLARQNSYNELETNDLPEEISESYGTGVKTEPGYNIGDHKLQTQIKRNSDANPELTAGDVDAAWETAADEGDEAVGGTAPTPDQDIVDELGAAVGMEMDDKAFLRTTEILDQRDDNRWELDPKSSQDYQDRRD is encoded by the coding sequence ATGGCAGAAAAAGAAGATTTAGCAAGGCAAAATAGTTATAACGAACTTGAAACAAATGATTTGCCAGAAGAAATTAGCGAATCTTACGGCACTGGTGTTAAGACAGAACCGGGGTATAATATTGGCGATCATAAACTGCAGACCCAAATCAAAAGAAATTCTGATGCCAATCCAGAACTAACAGCAGGGGATGTGGATGCAGCTTGGGAAACAGCAGCAGATGAAGGTGATGAAGCTGTAGGTGGTACCGCTCCTACTCCTGATCAAGATATTGTAGATGAACTCGGTGCTGCTGTTGGAATGGAAATGGACGACAAAGCCTTTTTACGCACAACAGAAATTTTAGATCAGCGTGATGATAACCGTTGGGAATTAGATCCAAAGTCATCGCAAGATTATCAAGACAGAAGAGACTGA
- a CDS encoding tetratricopeptide repeat protein — MLQGSANFVGRQHELCLLREKLQQPSVVTISAVSGMGGVGKTELATQYVRQHEADYPGGICWLNARESDLAAEILQFALFNMNLEVPQELGGRKLNPEQQVEWFWQNWRPTEGLVLIVLDDVTSWKSCRKLLPKSNRFRILMTTRLRRIDTNFVEISLDVLSAEDALIFLTKVLGEQDQRVKQESRVAESLCAWLGYLPLGLELVGRYLVEDPDLSLAEMLHHLKAQQLRDEAINPEEEQLQDTEMTAKRGVKAAFELSWRELNQKTQYVGELLSLFAPDVILWEWVEFTSKSLNWVEADVKEAKKQLYKLHLIQRLAERDSGYKIHPLIREFLKVKQAASKQADELKRAFAEIFIAIAQKIPDLPIRRDIESVKDAIPHLTEVAQNLTDAVSDENLIWAFVGLGRFYSGQGLYALAQPWGEQCVLVVRCSLEKKHPYYAICLNNLGNIYYFQKRYQDAEPLYEEALAITAEVLGEEHPDLATYLNNLGNLYTAQERYQDAEQRYMLAVELTRKIQGEEHPDLATYLNNLGKVYFLQKRYLDAEPLYNDAVELTRKIQGEKHPDLVTYLNNLADLYTSQERYQEAEPLYKEAQAISQDNSAATQY; from the coding sequence GTGTTACAAGGTTCTGCCAATTTTGTAGGCAGACAGCATGAACTTTGCCTACTACGAGAAAAGTTGCAGCAACCAAGCGTAGTGACAATTTCTGCTGTTTCTGGTATGGGTGGTGTTGGCAAAACCGAACTCGCAACCCAATATGTACGACAACATGAAGCGGATTACCCTGGTGGAATTTGCTGGTTAAATGCCAGAGAATCAGATTTAGCAGCAGAGATTTTGCAGTTTGCCCTGTTCAACATGAATTTGGAAGTACCGCAGGAGTTGGGGGGACGAAAACTTAATCCTGAACAACAAGTAGAGTGGTTCTGGCAGAACTGGCGACCGACCGAAGGTCTAGTGTTGATTGTACTGGATGATGTCACTTCTTGGAAAAGTTGTCGCAAGCTACTGCCAAAATCTAACCGCTTCCGAATTTTGATGACAACGCGCCTGCGACGGATAGACACCAACTTTGTGGAAATATCGCTAGATGTGCTCTCAGCAGAGGATGCTTTAATATTTTTAACAAAGGTGTTGGGCGAACAAGACCAACGAGTAAAACAAGAATCAAGAGTAGCAGAAAGTTTGTGTGCGTGGCTGGGTTATTTACCTCTGGGTTTGGAGTTAGTGGGGCGGTATTTGGTAGAAGATCCCGATTTATCTCTAGCAGAAATGTTACACCACTTGAAGGCTCAACAATTGCGAGATGAAGCAATTAACCCAGAAGAGGAGCAATTGCAAGATACAGAAATGACAGCCAAGCGTGGGGTAAAAGCAGCATTTGAATTAAGCTGGCGAGAACTCAATCAAAAAACACAATATGTCGGTGAATTATTAAGCTTATTTGCACCAGATGTCATACTTTGGGAATGGGTGGAGTTCACGAGTAAGTCTCTTAATTGGGTAGAAGCAGATGTGAAGGAGGCGAAAAAGCAACTTTACAAGCTTCATTTGATTCAACGGCTAGCAGAACGAGATAGTGGTTACAAAATTCATCCCTTAATTCGGGAGTTTTTAAAAGTCAAACAAGCAGCATCTAAACAAGCCGATGAATTGAAACGCGCTTTTGCAGAAATTTTTATCGCGATTGCTCAAAAAATCCCCGATTTGCCAATCCGTCGTGATATTGAATCAGTCAAAGATGCTATTCCACATTTAACGGAAGTGGCACAAAATCTGACTGATGCAGTCAGTGATGAAAATTTAATTTGGGCTTTTGTTGGCTTGGGTAGATTTTATTCGGGACAGGGATTGTATGCACTTGCTCAACCTTGGGGTGAGCAATGTGTATTAGTAGTAAGATGCAGTTTAGAAAAAAAACATCCCTACTATGCCATTTGCCTGAACAACTTAGGAAATATCTACTACTTCCAAAAGCGCTATCAAGATGCTGAACCATTGTATGAGGAAGCCCTAGCTATAACAGCAGAGGTGCTAGGAGAAGAACATCCCGACCTTGCCACTTACTTGAACAACTTAGGAAATCTCTACACCGCCCAAGAGCGCTATCAAGATGCTGAACAACGCTATATGCTTGCCGTAGAACTAACAAGAAAGATACAAGGAGAAGAACATCCCGACCTTGCCACTTACTTGAACAACTTAGGCAAGGTTTACTTCTTACAAAAGCGCTATCTAGATGCTGAACCATTGTATAATGACGCCGTGGAACTAACAAGAAAGATACAAGGAGAAAAACATCCCGACCTTGTCACTTACTTAAACAACTTAGCAGATCTCTACACCTCCCAAGAGCGCTATCAAGAAGCTGAACCGTTGTATAAGGAAGCCCAGGCTATAAGCCAGGACAATAGTGCTGCGACGCAATATTAG
- a CDS encoding Gfo/Idh/MocA family protein, with translation MFDSVKKELSRRALLYKAGFGFMGLSVVGAVGNIIKPAPTLAQAAPAPSNEPSLPPEKKLGWAIVGLGEFATKQIMPSFAECKKSKLVALVSGDRAKAEKYAQQYSVNPKNIYNYQNYDSIRNNPEVDIIYIILPNALHAEYSIRGVQAGKHIMCEKPMAITVAECQAMIEAAKKANRKLMIAYRAQYEPYNLATIQLAQSGKLGKLKLITSDHGRNLNPKEPQDRWRAQKKLAGGGSLYDIGIYSLQAARYITGEEPVAISAMIYSTPNDPRFREVEENVNFVLRFPSGVLANCSSSYGYSNTKRIQVFGSDAVLELDPATDYYKHRLILKSKNGNQEQKIEDKNQFALEIDHLSESIIQNKQPKTPGEEGLQDVKLMQLIYEAARTGKSIKV, from the coding sequence ATGTTTGACTCTGTAAAAAAAGAACTATCTCGGCGTGCTCTTTTATATAAGGCAGGTTTTGGGTTCATGGGACTGAGTGTTGTTGGGGCAGTCGGAAACATTATCAAACCCGCGCCTACCCTAGCCCAAGCAGCACCAGCACCATCCAATGAACCATCTTTACCTCCAGAAAAAAAGCTCGGATGGGCAATTGTTGGTTTGGGTGAGTTTGCCACCAAACAGATAATGCCTTCGTTTGCGGAGTGTAAGAAGTCGAAGTTGGTGGCGTTGGTGAGTGGCGATCGCGCCAAAGCCGAGAAGTATGCCCAGCAATACAGCGTCAATCCTAAAAATATTTACAATTACCAGAACTATGACTCTATCCGCAATAACCCAGAAGTAGATATTATTTATATCATTCTACCTAACGCGTTACATGCGGAATACAGTATTCGTGGAGTGCAAGCAGGCAAACACATTATGTGTGAAAAGCCGATGGCGATTACTGTAGCTGAATGCCAAGCAATGATTGAAGCGGCAAAAAAAGCAAACCGCAAATTGATGATTGCTTACCGCGCCCAATACGAACCATACAACCTCGCCACCATTCAACTTGCTCAAAGTGGCAAACTTGGCAAGCTCAAGTTAATCACCTCAGATCACGGACGAAACCTCAACCCCAAAGAACCTCAAGATAGGTGGCGCGCGCAAAAAAAATTAGCTGGCGGCGGTTCCCTTTACGACATCGGTATCTACAGCTTACAAGCAGCACGGTACATCACAGGCGAGGAACCCGTAGCAATTAGTGCCATGATATACAGCACCCCTAACGACCCCCGCTTTCGGGAAGTCGAGGAAAATGTCAACTTCGTGCTACGTTTTCCTAGCGGCGTTCTTGCTAACTGTAGCTCCAGCTACGGCTACTCCAATACCAAACGCATACAAGTTTTCGGGTCTGACGCCGTCTTGGAATTAGATCCAGCCACAGACTACTACAAACATCGCTTGATTCTAAAAAGCAAAAACGGTAACCAAGAGCAAAAAATTGAAGACAAGAATCAGTTCGCCCTAGAGATAGATCACTTATCCGAGTCCATCATACAAAACAAACAACCCAAAACACCGGGCGAAGAAGGCTTACAAGACGTTAAACTTATGCAGCTTATTTACGAAGCCGCCCGCACAGGCAAAAGCATCAAAGTTTAG
- a CDS encoding SRPBCC family protein has product MASISENKSSQAQTEASETERWASLIGGGAMVLMGLSQRSLRGVLTALAGGGLIYQGATKQSTIKQAQQAITGSVTQVIKVERTVTIDKPADELYHFWHNFENLPNFMKHLKSVKVYDNKRSHWIATAPLDASVEWDADIIEDRENEFISWASVEGADIDNSGFVRFKKAPGNRGTEVKVVVEYNPPGGALASAFAKLFGEEPEQQIGDDLRRFKMLMEAGEVATTDGQATGEK; this is encoded by the coding sequence ATGGCATCAATATCGGAAAATAAATCGAGTCAAGCTCAGACAGAAGCCAGTGAAACTGAGCGTTGGGCTTCTTTAATTGGCGGTGGTGCAATGGTGTTAATGGGCTTAAGCCAACGCTCCCTCAGAGGGGTGTTGACGGCTTTGGCAGGTGGCGGACTAATTTATCAGGGTGCAACTAAACAAAGCACAATTAAGCAAGCACAGCAAGCAATCACCGGTAGCGTCACTCAAGTGATAAAAGTAGAAAGAACGGTAACGATTGATAAGCCAGCAGACGAGCTTTACCACTTTTGGCATAACTTTGAGAATCTGCCCAATTTTATGAAGCATCTCAAGTCTGTGAAGGTGTACGATAATAAGCGTTCTCACTGGATCGCAACTGCGCCTTTAGATGCAAGTGTGGAATGGGATGCAGATATTATTGAAGACCGGGAAAACGAATTTATCTCTTGGGCTTCAGTGGAAGGTGCAGATATTGACAACTCTGGTTTTGTCCGCTTCAAAAAAGCGCCTGGTAACCGTGGAACTGAGGTTAAAGTCGTTGTTGAATATAACCCCCCTGGTGGTGCTTTAGCATCTGCTTTTGCCAAACTCTTTGGTGAAGAACCAGAACAGCAAATCGGTGATGATTTGCGCCGTTTCAAGATGTTAATGGAAGCAGGCGAAGTTGCCACTACTGATGGACAAGCAACAGGCGAGAAATGA
- a CDS encoding zinc-dependent alcohol dehydrogenase produces MKAVCWHGANDVRVETVPDPKIINPRDAIVKITSTAICGSDLHLYNGYIPTMEKGDILGHEFMGEVVEVGSAVKNIKVGDRVVVPFTIACGNCYFCKHDYWSLCDNSNPNAWIAEKLMGYSPSGLFGYSHMLGGYAGGQAEYARVPFADVGLFKIPDGLTDEQVLFLTDIFPTGYMAAENCNIQPGDVVAIWGCGPVGQFAIRSAYLLGAERVIAIDRVPERLQMAKEYGKAEVLNYEEVDVGEALKEMTGGRGPDAVMDAVGMEAHGTDFMALYDKAKQAVRLETDRPTALRQVLVSCRKGGHVSIPGVYGGFVDKVPMGAVVNKGLTIKTGQTHVHKYLRPLLEHIQNGEIDPSFIITHTLPLEQAPHGYEIFKDKKDNCIKVVLKP; encoded by the coding sequence ATGAAAGCAGTTTGCTGGCATGGTGCCAACGATGTGCGAGTCGAAACGGTACCAGACCCCAAAATCATTAACCCACGAGATGCTATTGTCAAAATTACCTCCACGGCAATTTGCGGCTCTGATTTGCATCTTTACAACGGCTACATCCCCACAATGGAAAAGGGGGATATCCTCGGTCATGAATTCATGGGGGAAGTCGTTGAAGTTGGTAGTGCAGTAAAAAATATTAAAGTGGGCGATCGCGTTGTCGTTCCCTTCACAATAGCCTGTGGTAACTGCTATTTTTGCAAACATGATTACTGGTCGCTGTGTGACAACTCTAACCCCAACGCTTGGATAGCTGAAAAGTTGATGGGTTATTCACCATCAGGTCTATTTGGTTACTCCCATATGTTGGGTGGTTACGCTGGCGGTCAAGCAGAATACGCCAGAGTTCCCTTTGCCGATGTAGGCTTGTTCAAAATACCTGATGGTTTAACGGATGAACAGGTACTATTTTTGACAGATATTTTTCCGACTGGTTACATGGCAGCGGAAAACTGCAACATCCAACCTGGTGATGTCGTTGCTATCTGGGGTTGTGGACCAGTTGGGCAGTTCGCCATCAGAAGCGCTTATTTGCTGGGTGCAGAGCGTGTGATCGCCATTGACCGTGTCCCCGAACGCCTGCAAATGGCGAAAGAATACGGCAAAGCAGAAGTTCTTAACTATGAAGAAGTGGATGTTGGCGAAGCCCTTAAAGAAATGACAGGCGGTCGTGGTCCTGATGCTGTGATGGATGCAGTAGGAATGGAAGCGCACGGCACAGACTTTATGGCGTTATACGACAAAGCAAAGCAAGCAGTGCGTCTAGAAACAGACAGACCTACAGCCTTGCGTCAAGTGCTTGTTTCTTGTCGTAAAGGCGGTCATGTATCAATTCCGGGTGTTTACGGAGGCTTTGTGGACAAAGTGCCGATGGGTGCTGTTGTGAACAAAGGTTTGACCATCAAGACGGGACAAACTCACGTCCATAAGTATTTACGTCCTTTACTTGAGCACATCCAGAATGGGGAGATTGACCCATCATTTATTATTACCCATACCTTACCTCTGGAACAAGCGCCCCACGGTTACGAAATTTTCAAGGATAAAAAAGACAACTGCATCAAAGTTGTATTGAAACCATAA